The genome window TGCAGGTGAAGCCTCGAAGCAGATGGTACTTGTGCTGGAGTGGGTGTGCACCACCCTCCTGGGCCTGGAGGAACGTCTGAATGCCCTGGACCGTGCTGCCGGTGATGGGGACTGTGGCACCACCCACAGCCGTGCAGCCAGAGGTTGGTGCCAGGGCCCACCTGGGGTAGGAGACGGGGTGGTACGGCACACTCATGTGGCGTTTCATGAATCAGTGATTTCAAAAGCATTTGGAGTACTCACATGGGGCTGGCAAGTGTTATTTTGCCAAAAGAGGTCATCACAAACTTAGCGTGCTTTTCACCTGTTTTCATAAAGAGATACTTCTAGCACTACAATCTTTCAGTgaataataattttgaaagtcactcagtcatgtctgactctttgtgaccctatattctccagtccagaatactgcagtgggtaggccttcccttttccaggggatcttccagatccagagattgaactgaggtcttccacattgcaggtggattctttaccagctgagccagccacaagggaagcccgaataATAACTTTAAGTTATCCTAAAGGGAAACTCACACCCTTACTCTTTCTCAGCTTACCCAGCCGAGGCAAAAGTTCTGAATTATCCAGATTATCTTGTTCaatcaggaaaaatatatttagtgcTGACCATGGTTCAGGTGCTGCCCTCAACTCTATGGATACAATagctagaaaaatattaaaatcactgCTCTTGTGGTTTATGTTCTGGTAGGAAAAAAAGACCATTAACAAGGTAAATCAGTACAAGACAAAAAAGAGGGAAGCGAGGAAGCATCATCGCCTGCTCAGTGACCACCAAGGTCCCCATCGGTGAcctgtcccctcctctctccagatGCAGCAGGACAGACAGGGGGCCAGGGAGTCTCTTCATGTTGGTTCCCTCAGCCTCTCCTAGCGCCCATTCCTCCCGCCTAGCAGTGAGGCCTGGGTACTTGGCTGGGGTCCAGGCAGACGGGAGGGAGGGTCTCTGAATTCCTTGCCATCTCTATCTGCCTGCAGCAATTCAGGGGTGGCTAAAGGAGGGCCCACCCccagccagccctgcccagcTACTCTCCAAATTGTCCTTCCTGCTACTGGAGAAGATGGGAGGCTCCTCAGGGGCGGTGAGTGCCAGCAGCCCCCAGGGGTGGAGGGCTGACACAGAGGGGTTCTGGGTTGGCCGAGGCCCCAGGCCAACACCGTACTCAGCATCCTGGTCCTCCCCAGCTGTATGGCCTGTTCCTGACTGCGGCGGCCCAGCCACTCAAGGCCAAGACTGACCTCCCGGCCTGGTCTGCTGCCATGGATGCCGGCCTGGAGGCCATGCAGAAGTGagccagggcccagggcccagggccccagactgggagtgggttgggggtgggggttggtgtCACCCACCCCCAGAGTGGTGATTCCCTGCGGTGAGCCTCACTAGTTCTCTTCCCTGCCAGGTACGGAAAGGCTGCCCCAGGTGACAGAACTATGGTGTGTATCTGGCCCAGGCCTTGCCCCTTTTGAGTGTAGAAGCCCTGAAGGCCAGTCTCAGTGGCAGGGCCTATCCTCAGcccatctctcccctccccctgtcCAGCTGGATGCTCTGTGGGCAGCAGGACAGGAGCTCCAAGCCTGGAAGAGCCCAGGGGCCAGTCTGCTCCAGATTCTGACCAAGGCTGTCAAGGTGAGTGAGGCTGGGCCCAGCCACCCAGGGAGACAGAACCACCAGGCTCCCATTTCCGTGCGACCTTGAACAAGTTCATATCCTTTCTGTACTTCACTTTCCTCCTCTGACAGTGGAGAATACCTATCTCAGAGGGTGGCTGGGGACTAGAGAGATACATAGGGTCCCAGCACTAGGTCTGGGACATAGCAGGCCCTCAGCAAATGGTGTCCCCTTGTCCCTGCCAGTGGTGGATGGGCAGGGACCTCTCCACGACTGTGCAGAGGGTCCATGGCAGGAAGGAAGCCTGATGGCTCCTCTTTGAACCGGCTCCTACACCCCCACCCCTCAGAGTGCAGAAGCCGCAGCCGAGGCCACCAAGAACATGGAAGCTGGAGCTGGAAGAGCCAGTTACATCAGCTCCGCGCGCCTGGATCAGCCAGACCCCGGCGCGGTGGCAGCTGCGGCCATTCTGCGTGCCATCCTGGAGGTCTTGCAGAGTCAGGGTGCGTGAAGGCCTCCACGGGCCTCAGGGCCTCTCTCACTGCTTTCCCCAGCAGCCACTGTCACTTGCTTCTGCTTTCTGCTGTCCTCCCCTGCCTCTGGCTCTCGAGACCTGCCCTCTGCATTCAACAGGAACTCCTCAGCCAGCCTACAGATCCTCCACTGTAGAAACTGCAGGCCCAGAGTGGGTGTCAATGCGTTTTCCCTTTTCGGGGAGGGGGCAGTCCTAGGGTCACCAGGCTCTGCCTCTAGTCAGTTCTGAGCTTTAGTGATAAGGCTTTTCCCTGGGTGGCAATACAGCCTTTAACTGGTGATGCTAATTTGGTTTTGAGACTGTCCGTGAAAGGTCTTCTGCACATGAACTGAGCCAGTGTGGAAAAGCCAGCCAATAAACCACACTGAAGCAGAAGAGCTGTgcttcctctgaaggaccttcaTCCAAGCGTGTGAACAGGTGGGCCCACTGATGCCCTGAGGCTCAGAGCTTAGCCCCCGTCTCCTCCCACCTGAGGCCCGAAGGCAGGTTCTGTGCAGGTGGTCCAACTCCAGTGGGACCCGCAGTCTGTCCTTCTGGTGCACACACCACCCCGGACGGCTGTGCTTTTCTCAGCCCTAGACTAAAAGAACTCACTGATTCTTCAGAAATCAAATGGGCAGGTGGGtcaccaaaaggaaaacaaatcacCATACTCTTTTAAGGATCAGCAGCAGAATAGAAACCGTTCTCAGGCCGGCCCCACGTCTCCAGAGCCATCAGTGACAGCCCCGGGGGGAGCAGGAAGGGCTCTGGGGTCAGCATGGTGCCTGGTGGAGACATACGGCGCACCCCTGGCCCCTGCTTGGCATAGAGGTGCAGTTAAAGTCATTGGTGTGACTCACTTTAGACACTGACATGACCTTGAATCCTGGTCCTGTTTCAAACTAGCTACACATAAACTCAGGCCTATTTAGCCTCTTAGAAACCAAGAATAGTGCCCACCTCATAGGCACATGTGCTGAGTTGCTTCGCGTTCAACCTCTTGCaatcccagactcctctgtccatgggattttccaggcaacagtactggagtgggttgccgtgctgtCCTCCATGAgttatctccccaacccagggatcgaacctgcatctcctgaactgcaggcggattctttccgctcaaccaccaggaagtcccataGGCACACAAAGGATTCAAAGGAACCAGTGAAGATAAAGGGCCGGAGACCATCCAGATGCTCTCTCACTGGGGGTTGCTGACATCACATGTCTGCATCCAGCTCCTTCCAAGTCCTCTGCTCCACCACCAGGTGGTCTCAGCtcatcacactgctgctgctaagtcacttcagtcgtgtccaactctgtgcgaccccatagacagcagcccaccaggctcccccgtccctgggattctctaggcaagaacactggagtcacaCTGGGACCACTTATTTTGCCCAAACTTGATTGCAGGCTTCCTCAACACCTTGGCTTCCCCTGCTCTGCCCAGGGCCCCCCACCCATCAGACACACCACGGGTCGCCAATCATAGTCACAGTTATTGGTGGACACAGGTACACACACCCAGCAGCTGGGAAGGAAACTCTAACCTCAGACACCTGGCCTGTGGATCCCAACTCTGCCACTGCCTGGCtgggtgacctcaggcaaatCACTTAAGCCTTTTTGAGTCTTGTGTtccagaaaatgaaagaggaaacagcTCCTTCCTGGTAAGATAACCAAATCCTCAAAGGCCATTTACTTTTAAGGACAAGTTCAGGAACCAAGAGTCACATGCAATTGCAGGAAAAGAGTCATGTGGGCCTTTGGGTTTGTCCCTCCCCAAGTCTGAGGGTCAGAACTAGCCCATGGCTTCTGCAAATGGCCCAAGATCACGTCACAGTGTCATTTCAGCACAGAAAGCTTTGATtcttaaaaacacatttaatgaAAATCAAGCCTCATAAGTCAAACGCCTACccaggtggagaaaagggagagctGGTCTTGTGACCAGAGTGCCTGGCAGTCATCCCAGTGCCTTTGGAGGGTCTCAGCCGCTTGGGAGGTTCAGTCAAAGCCCTTGGGCCAGCATCTGGCCAcgtggggtggggtggacagTCAGCTTTGTTGCCACCTGCCAGAAATCAGGACACCAGGTGTCCTGCTGCTTGTCACCTAGGCACAGCAGCATGGAGCCTGGGACCTGGCAGGGCCTGTGTGCAGAGGGCAGTGCCACCCCAGTCTCTCACTGGGAGAAAAGCAACACCTCACACTTGTGTCACACCAGAGACTTGTCTGCTAGGCAAGCAGccatggaggggtgggaggggcaagTGAGGCACTTGGATGCTCAGCAAGGGATGCCCCTGGGGGTGGCCATGGCTCCCAGGGCTCTGCTGGGTACAGTGCACCACAACGTTGGCACGTTTCATGGTGAGCAGCAGAGTGAAGATGGCTGGGCAAGGGCCCTGGTGACAGCGCAAGGTTGATCCCACCTGGGGACAGGCAGCCGAGCTTGGACCCagtaaggaaaaaggaaggaggtCTGCTACTTCAAGGGACAGCTGGACAAGCTCTTCTCAGAAGAGCAGGTCATGTAGGGCTGTGCGGCAGTGACGGGCATGTCAGTCACAGGGATGAGCCAGGATCCAGGGCCCAGTTGCAGCAGCAGCTAGCAGGGCACGTAGAACACGTAGACACAGAAGGCAGCAACGGAAAATGAGTAGCAAGCAGCCAGCCCTCAGCTTCTCTTCTGCAGAAGCGGCTCTGCCAGTCCCCGCTGTCCTTCCAGCATCACCTCTGGCGTTCCCACCCAGCCTCGTGTCCTGGTGGGCTGGATGGGAGGTTACAAGAGCAGATGCAGCCTGGCCGGGGCAGCAGCCTCAACTTCGGGGGAAGGCCAACGGAAGCCCTGGCTCCCCCACTCTTCACAATGTGGATGGCACTCAATTCCCAGCTTATCTGAGTCCTCAGGATTCCCTACCACATCCTTAGGGGTATAAGGGGAAGCGAACTTGACTTCATACAAGCAGCAACAGCATGAGCAGCCAGGGCAAGGAGGCCAGGGGTAAACAGATGACCTGAGAAGTCAATGCCaagaagggacagagaagccAAAGCCACCAAGGAAAGCACGTGGGCAGGCTATGGAAGAGCAGGCCCACCCAGAGGCAAGGGGAGACCGGGGCCCACAACCAGCGAGAGCAGAGCTTCGGGAAGGAGTTTAGACTGCACACAGACTGCTCCTGGGAGCCCCTTCCTGCTTCACTCCCCGCCACGCAACAGAGCCTGGAAAGACAAGCAGGTGTCAAAATGGCCTCCAACCTGCAGGAGTCCCGCCaagcctgagctgctcagacagACCCCAACCTGCAGGGTGAGCCCCAGTCCACCCACCACACCTTTCAAGGAAGCCCCAGAGTCCCTCAACCGACACACCCCATCCCTCAGGTGCCTGCATGGCTGAGAACAGGCAAAATGCCCCAAGCCCTCAACCAGTCACCACACACCCACGAGGAAAGCTCCCATGCCACTAGATGAGCTCTGAAGCTGGAGAAGCAGAATCAGCACACCTCCTCCTCACACTACAGCCCTTCCTTGGGGAAGATAAGGCCACGCTTCCCCGTGAGACCACAGCcatctggggaggggaggaagcccCTGCTCCCCCAGCGGACAGGCCCCTAGGAGCAGCTGCACTGGCCACGACAGGAAGCGCTGGGTTCACTCTGGTGCACCCCATCAGCCAGCCGAACCCCACCTTCAAGCTACTTGTTTCCCACCACGTTACTGGGTTGGTCTTCCTGGCAAAGCCCAAGCCTCTACTGGCTGACCCCTCAGACCCGGCCCTACCCCAACCTGCAACAGGAGACCAAGACCCCATACCTCTCTCTCAGCCTGCATCCCTGGCTCTGGGCGTTTCCAAGATGAAGCCAGCAGGATATAGAGCACCAGCAGCCCGAAGACCACCACCAGCATCCCAGCGCAGTTTGCAAAGACAGCCTCACTGGGCAACTTGGAGTATGTCTTGGTGCCATTTTTCCTGAGGATGACAAAACAATGCGGGCCCTTGAGAATCTTTTCTACCTGTTTTTGCCCAATGCTGGACCCAATGCCACTAAGAGGATGAGAAAGACTTCACAGGGCCTGCTGCAACCTGGAATATTAACATACTTTCTAAGTCTCTGCCATGACTAGTGTCTGCAGAATGCTGTCTACCcttgaggaagctgaagctcccagaCATGACATGAACTCGTCCTGAGGTACACAATTAGGAAACGGCACAGCCAAGATCTATACCCAGGTCTGACCTCAAATCTTGTCTGCTCTTCATTGcaccccaactccctccccaaaTGGAGAACAGTAGTGGTTAGGTGTACGAGCTCTAGTCTCCTAACTCaaagctctgccacttactggcaCATTGctaaacctctctgtgcctccgttCCCTAATTCATACGTGGCAATGACAACATTACCAACGCTGTAGGGCACTTGGAGGATTAAATTTGAGACGTTTAGAATAGTTTCTGCCAGAGTAGGTTCTAAATCACTTTGATGCTGGGTAAGTATTTGGTGACCAGTTTACCAATCTCAGCCTAAAGAAAGATGAGTCCATTACCTTCCAGATCAGGAACGAGCTCAACCCCAAAGGCTTCTCTCCCTCAGACAGGTCCTATGACCCATCTTTTGAAGACCCTGTTCCTGCCCCCCACCTTACAGTTGGGGGTCCCACGCACCCCCCACACTCACAAACTGAAGAAAAGCTTCTCGTTAATGCCAGAAACAACAGACGCAATGGCCAGAGAGAGAATGGAGGCTCCAAAGAAGACGTGGATGGGTTTCAGGAGGCTGCGCAGCCACATGGATGCCCAGGGCAGCAGGAAGACCGAGAAGCCCAGGAACCACTGTGGACACAGGAAATACCTGACTGTACTGCATGTGACCAAAGGCACGCCGGGTCACACCGCCCATCAGCACCCCCTGCTCACCAATGAACCCTGGCCCCTCTCTCACAGCTCAACCCTCCCGCCAGGCACTGCAGCCTCCTCCCTGTGGTCTGACACAAACAGGAATGTCACCTACATGAAAAGCCTGGCTACACCCCCACCCTCCCGCAAACCCAGCCCTCCTCGTTTGTCTCTGCTTCCTTCCTATCCTGGCTCACAAAACTCCCAATTCGTACATGGCTACAATCAGGATGTGGATACTACTGCTCAAATTGCTTCTGGTTCACAGAAAAGGGGAGTGGAAAAGGTGACTTAGAGTCAGCCTGGTACGTACTGTGATTGAGTTAGCTCAGAGCGCTCCAGGACCACAGTGGGTGGTGTGAGGGATGAGAATGGAACAGGGTGAATGGGAGAACCACCAGCCTCCCAGAGCCCCTCCAACTGCCAATCCTACAGCATGCGCCCTGCCACACCGTCTCCAGGCACTGAGCAGAAGGAAGATTTGGTGCTGATGCGAGGGAAGCCCCAGCCAGAGTGGGCAGCCAACAGGAACCCAAGGAGGACAGAGAGTACCCACCTGGCAAGCGAAGAGGAAGACGGTGGTGATGCCCAGCCAGCTGTGCAGGGAGTAGAGATGGGGGATCTTTGCGTGGTTGTGAAATTCAAAGACCGCGTGCAGCCCCAGCACAGTCAGGAGGAAGGCCAGCAGGTGCATGGCTGCGTGGCCGGATTTCCAGGGCAGCCTGGGCCCTACCCATGACTGGGGCAGGCGGTAGACCAGCGATGCTGTCGGAGAGAGCAGTCCCAGGGCTTGGCCTCTTCCCCTCTTGCTCATCCAAGCATCAGGGGAGTCACCCTGCCATGATCCCAAACAGCTTCCCAACAGGGAGGAGGAAGTGCTAGGACACCAGTATCAACTCTCCAGCATCTTCCATCCTGGCATCACTTCTAGTGCAGCCATCAGCCATGAAGGGAGAGAAGGGACCATGATaaaggggaggggcggggggagggagaaactaggagtttgggattagcagacacagactactacatacaaaatagataaacagtaaGATCCTCCTgagtaacacagggaactatattcactatcctgtaataaactataatggaaaaga of Bubalus bubalis isolate 160015118507 breed Murrah chromosome 5, NDDB_SH_1, whole genome shotgun sequence contains these proteins:
- the LOC102412461 gene encoding lysosomal membrane ascorbate-dependent ferrireductase CYB561A3 isoform X1; its protein translation is MAVGWFYLSVLALCSLGSMCILFTIYWMRYWHGGFAWDGSMLMFNWHPVLMVTGMVVLYSAASLVYRLPQSWVGPRLPWKSGHAAMHLLAFLLTVLGLHAVFEFHNHAKIPHLYSLHSWLGITTVFLFACQWFLGFSVFLLPWASMWLRSLLKPIHVFFGASILSLAIASVVSGINEKLFFSLKNGTKTYSKLPSEAVFANCAGMLVVVFGLLVLYILLASSWKRPEPGMQAEREPTRTRGWVGTPEVMLEGQRGLAEPLLQKRS
- the LOC102412461 gene encoding lysosomal membrane ascorbate-dependent ferrireductase CYB561A3 isoform X2; protein product: MAVGWFYLSVLALCSLGSMCILFTIYWMRYWHGGFAWDGSMLMFNWHPVLMVTGMVVLYSAASLVYRLPQSWVGPRLPWKSGHAAMHLLAFLLTVLGLHAVFEFHNHAKIPHLYSLHSWLGITTVFLFACQWFLGFSVFLLPWASMWLRSLLKPIHVFFGASILSLAIASVVSGINEKLFFSLKNGTKTYSKLPSEAVFANCAGMLVVVFGLLVLYILLASSWKRPEPGMQAEREALLRGGE